The proteins below are encoded in one region of Oncorhynchus tshawytscha isolate Ot180627B linkage group LG04, Otsh_v2.0, whole genome shotgun sequence:
- the LOC112247474 gene encoding tetraspanin-3 isoform X1, whose translation MISSAHVTYPLFWRFCRRRQWGRTYHCTEAAAGILCYIGAYVFITYDDYDHFFEDVYTLIPASIIIAVGTLLFIIGLIGCCATIRESSCGLTAFAVILLLVFVTEVVVVVIGYIYRARVEDQVNHSIQKVYDEYNGTNTDAPSRAIDYVQRQLHCCGIHNYSDWRNTRWFKESRNNSVPVSCCKPNISNCTGTMSRPGDLYPEGCEALVVKKLKEIMMYVIWAALTFAAIQMLGMLCACVVLCRRGHDPAYELLVTGATYA comes from the exons ATGATCTCATCTGCACACGTGACATATCCGCTCTTTTGGCGATTTTGTAGAAGAAGGCAGTGGGGCAGAACCTACCACTGCACTGAG GCTGCAGCTGGAATTCTGTGTTACATTGGAGCCTATGTGTTCATCACATATGATGACTATGACCACTTCTTTGAGGATGTGTACACCTTGATCCCAGCATCCATTATAATAGCAGTCGGGACTCTGCTGTTTATCATTGGGCTGATTGGATGCTGTGCCACAATAAGGGAAAGCTCCTGCGGACTAACAGCT TTTGCTGTCATTCTCCTGCTGGTGTTTGTCACAGAAGTTGTTGTGGTTGTTATTGGCTATATCTACAGAGCTAGG GTGGAAGATCAGGTGAACCACTCCATTCAGAAGGTGTATGATGAATACAATGGCACCAACACAGATGCCCCCAGCCGAGCCATCGACTATGTGCAGAGACAG CTCCACTGCTGTGGCATTCACAACTACTCTGACTGGAGGAATACTCGCTGGTTCAAGGAGTCCAGAAACAACAGTGTTCCAGTCAGCTGCTGTAAACCCAACATCAGCAACTGTACTGGAACCATGAGCCGGCCTGGCGACCTCTACCCAGAG GGCTGTGAAGCTCTTGTTGTgaaaaagctgaaagaaatcatgaTGTATGTCATTTGGGCTGCTCTGACCTTCGCTGCAATACAG ATGCTGGGGAtgctgtgtgcctgtgtggtGCTGTGCAGGAGGGGGCACGACCCGGCCTATGAGCTACTGGTCACCGGAGCAACCTATGCATGA
- the LOC112247474 gene encoding tetraspanin-3 isoform X2, with protein sequence MGQCGITSSKTVLVFLNLIFWAAAGILCYIGAYVFITYDDYDHFFEDVYTLIPASIIIAVGTLLFIIGLIGCCATIRESSCGLTAFAVILLLVFVTEVVVVVIGYIYRARVEDQVNHSIQKVYDEYNGTNTDAPSRAIDYVQRQLHCCGIHNYSDWRNTRWFKESRNNSVPVSCCKPNISNCTGTMSRPGDLYPEGCEALVVKKLKEIMMYVIWAALTFAAIQMLGMLCACVVLCRRGHDPAYELLVTGATYA encoded by the exons ATGGGCCAGTGTGGGATTACTTCATCAAAGACAGTCCTGGTGTTTCTGAATCTAATATTCTGG GCTGCAGCTGGAATTCTGTGTTACATTGGAGCCTATGTGTTCATCACATATGATGACTATGACCACTTCTTTGAGGATGTGTACACCTTGATCCCAGCATCCATTATAATAGCAGTCGGGACTCTGCTGTTTATCATTGGGCTGATTGGATGCTGTGCCACAATAAGGGAAAGCTCCTGCGGACTAACAGCT TTTGCTGTCATTCTCCTGCTGGTGTTTGTCACAGAAGTTGTTGTGGTTGTTATTGGCTATATCTACAGAGCTAGG GTGGAAGATCAGGTGAACCACTCCATTCAGAAGGTGTATGATGAATACAATGGCACCAACACAGATGCCCCCAGCCGAGCCATCGACTATGTGCAGAGACAG CTCCACTGCTGTGGCATTCACAACTACTCTGACTGGAGGAATACTCGCTGGTTCAAGGAGTCCAGAAACAACAGTGTTCCAGTCAGCTGCTGTAAACCCAACATCAGCAACTGTACTGGAACCATGAGCCGGCCTGGCGACCTCTACCCAGAG GGCTGTGAAGCTCTTGTTGTgaaaaagctgaaagaaatcatgaTGTATGTCATTTGGGCTGCTCTGACCTTCGCTGCAATACAG ATGCTGGGGAtgctgtgtgcctgtgtggtGCTGTGCAGGAGGGGGCACGACCCGGCCTATGAGCTACTGGTCACCGGAGCAACCTATGCATGA
- the sec11a gene encoding LOW QUALITY PROTEIN: signal peptidase complex catalytic subunit SEC11A (The sequence of the model RefSeq protein was modified relative to this genomic sequence to represent the inferred CDS: inserted 1 base in 1 codon): MLSLDFLDDVRRMNKRQLYYQVLNFGMIVSSALMIWKGLMVVTGSESPIVVVLSGSMEPAFHRGDLLFLTNRVEDPIRVGEIVVFRIEGREIPIVHRVLKIHEKENGEIKFLTKGDNNSVDDRGLYKPGQHWLEXKDVVGRARGFVPYIGIVTILMNDYPKFKYAVLFLLGLFVLVHRE, encoded by the exons ATGTTGTCTTTAGATTTCCTTGATGATGTGCGGCGGATGAATAAGCGCCAG CTCTACTACCAGGTGCTGAATTTTGGTATGATAGTGTCCTCAGCCCTGATGATCTGGAAAGGACTGATGGTCGTGACAGGCAGCGAGAGCCCTATTGTTGTCGTCCTCAG TGGCAGTATGGAACCTGCTTTCCATCGAGGAGACCTTCTGTTCCTGACAAACCGGGTTGAAGACCCCATCAGAGTCGGAGAGATTGTGGTTTTCAGGATAGAGGGCAGAGAGATCCCCATAGTACACAGAGTACTAAAGATTCATGAAAA GGAAAATGGCGAAATCAAGTTCCTGACCAAAGGTGACAACAACTCTGTAGATGACAGAGGGCTATACAAGCCGGGACAGCACTGGCTAG AAAAAGACGTGGTGGGACGAGCCAGAGG GTTTGTGCCATACATCGGAATCGTTACCATTCTGATGAATGACTATCCCAAATTCAAG TACGCTGTTCTCTTCCTGCTGGGTCTGTTTGTCCTGGTCCATCGGGAGTGA